GGTAGAGGTCGACGCTGACCGGGAACGACTGACCGTCCGACCCGTTGGCAGAGCACCGGACGCGGCGGGCGGCATTCTCCACGCTCGACAGGCACAGGCACTCCGCGAGCCTTCGGCTCAGGCCAGCGCCACTGTCCGGCGTCGCCAGCGCGTCGAGGCTGACGCGCCGCCTGAGCAGGCCGGAGCTGAAGAACTTCTCTGCGATGTGGTTCCACTGCAGCACGGCCCCGGACCGCGAAACCCACAGCAGCGCGTCGCTGGAAGCGGCCTCCAGCTTGGCGAGCCTGCCCGCCGCCCGAGAGGCCGCGGACCCACGCCGTCGGAGCACAAACGCAAAGCAGGCCACGACGGCCAGCCCGCCGATCAGCGCAAGGTAGTTCGGGTCCATCGGGCTACTCCAGTAGGTAGACGTCTTGTGCCGCGGGCAGCAGGTCGACAGGGTTGATGGTGGCGTCCGTAACCGTGACGATCCGCATGGTGCCGCTCACCATCCGGAGACCGCACGAGCCTGCGCCCGTCAGCAGGATGGTGTGGCCCCACTTGGCGTAAACGGTCCCGGACAGCGCGCCGCCCCCGAGGAGGTGTTGCGCATCGATCACGATCGGGCGACGGTCGCTCCGGGCTTGGTACACCAGCACCCCGTCGTAGGGGCTGGTTGGGTCCTGCAGCCCGGTGTACGCGGCGCCGGCCAGGAGCGGAGCAAGGACCACGCTCGGCACCACCGTTCCCACGGAAGCCGGCGGGGCGGTCGACGCGTCAACGCCCGCGTCCGGCATGCCCGTGGTTGCGTCGTAGGAGGCGGAGTCGGTGATATAGAACATGGCGCCGTCGGCTTGGACCGGGCCCAGCGCTAGAAGCGACAGGTTGGTGAGCGGACTCCGGCCGCGGATGACGTAGACCCCGGGTTCGAATATGACGCCCCCGACGGGCGCGACGACCGTGATGGAGTCGTACACCCCTGGCTGAAGCGTCTGGTTCTCGAGGAGGTCGGACACCGGGGTCAGCACGGCCGAGAGCAACGGCTGCAGCAGCGGCGAGAGGCCGCTGAGCACGTCGCCGAGCAACGCAGCGGCGTCGCTAGCGGACAATGCCACGGCGATGGCGTGGGACGGAGAGCGGACCGCGCCGCTGACGTTGGTCGCATCGACGGACGTTGAGGGGGGCGGGAGAGCCTCCAGCGGGTCGTCCGTGGGCAGCATGTTCGCCCTGAGCGGCGACTCGTCATCCGGGTCGAGTGGTTGGTACTGGTCCTGATCGTCCACGCCGCCCGTAACGCGTATGTCGCTTGCCAGTAGCTGGGTCGTCGGCAACAGCGGCATGCAGGCCGACCCGTAGGGCGGCCCCGCGCTGACGCCTGCGGGGCGTCCGTCCTGGTCCACGCCGCCCCAGGTCGTGTTGATCAGCACCGCGCCCTCGACTCGCACTTGTCCCAGGCCCTCAACCTCGAGCCCCGCGGTAATTGTGGGGAGCGGCAGCGGCGCCAGGTCGGTCGACGCTTGCGTCAGCGTCTGGGTAAGAAAGTCGGGCAGCAGCGCTTCGAGCCCATCGGACAGCAACGCGGACGCCACGCCACCGACGATTGGGACCCCTGCCAGGTAGTCGACTGCTGGAGATTGGGCGACTGCTTGCTGGACCACCGATGTGACCGCAACGGCGGACAGCGTGTCGTCCACCGCGCCGAGATCGATGGGCGCCGGATCGGGGTCGAGCGCCATGATGGCGGCGCCGTCGGTCGCGTCGGCCACGCCGGCAACCGCGCGTGCGCTGATAGGCTTCGACATCAGCCCGCCAGCGCCGCGCAGGATGACGGTCTGGTAGTCACGCTGGACGTCGACCTGCACGTGGTTCGCCAGGCCGGCGAAGTCGCCCGAAGTGGGGGGGATCGATACGACAACTTGCGCGTCGGGCATCCCTGAAGTTGCGTGGACGAACTGCTCGGCGGTGGCGATCGCCGTCGCCGACGGGTTCCCGAGACGCAGGTCCACCGCCGCCGCGGTCGCCGCGCCGTCGGCAACGTGCTGCAGCCGGTGGTGCTCGTCCATGACCACGCCGCCGTCGAGCACCAGTCCCGCCACCGCGATCAACGCGGGCAGCAGCACCGCGAGGAGCACGAGCACCTTCCCGCGGCGCCTACTGGCAGTGTGAGGGCAGTCAGAGGTGGTGTAAGTGATCTCTCGCATCGTGGCCTCCAAGGCGGCGCCGTAGCGCCGGTTCTAGTGCGTGATGCACATGGTGGTTTCTGACCGCAGGGCCGTTTGTCCCCACGGCAGGAGCGATCCCAGCAACGGCGCGTGGTCGTACGCAAGCGTCACCCGCACGCGATCGCCCGGCGCGTTGTCGCCATCGATCCACTCCACGGTCACCGCGACTTCATCCGCAGAGAGCAGGGGCAGGGGCGTGCCCGCCACGAGGGGGGCGATCTGGCCGTCGTCCAGGACGCCCGAGTACGTGGCCGGGCCCCAACTCGGTACCCCGGCTGGTGCGAACCGGCTGCTCATGACTGCCTCACGCGCGACCTGCCGTCCTGCCTTGGAAAGGGTGTTGTCCCGCACCGCTGCGACGCCCAGATCCAGCAGCGCGAACACGACCAGCAGCATGACGGGCAGTGTCAGCGCACACTCGACCGCCGACGCGGCCGATCTGGCTGCGTTTGGCTGGGAGACGTGTGTTGGCCGTAGCGGGCGTGGCATGCAGGATCAGCGGAACTGTCGGAAGTGGATCTGCTCTTCGAGGCCTGTTTCGTTCGGGAGCGTGGGCCAAGAGATCAGTGTGCGGAACGGGTGCCCTACGCCAACCTCCACTTGAACCACGTCGTCGGGGCCGATGGTGGTCGTCACGCTGACATCCAAGTCGGGTTCCTGGAAACCGGGGAAGTGCTGCATCTCGTCGAGCACCGCGTCGCGTACCAACGCCTCCCAGGCGTCGTAGGTAAATGCGGTAAAGCCGCGCGAGGCGCCCAGTTCGGCGCCGGTGCGGGCCGCGTTCGTGAGCACCATCCGGGCGTCCGCGATCCGTCCAAAGTCGCAGCACGCCAGCGCGATCAGCATCAGCAGCGGGATCAAGATCGCGAACTCCGTGGCCGCGGTGCCCCGTCGGGGGGCAGTGTTCTTGCCTCTCATTGCCATGGCGTTTTTTATCCCTTCGTCCCCTGTTCCTATTTGGCCGCGTACGCGTCCTGGATCTGCAGCAGGGCGGGCGCCACCAGCACGACGAAGATCGCGGGGAAAATCAGCAGCAGCGTCGGCAGGAGGATCTTGACCGACGCCTTCTGCGCGTTCTCTTCGGCGAGCTGTTCCCGCTGGTTCCTGAGCATGTCCGCGTGGCTCCGCAAAGCGTCGCCGATATTGGTGCCGAACCGCTGGGCTTCCTTGACCAGGCTGCTCAGAAGCCCGACCCCCTCGTAGTCGGTTCGGACGGCAAATCGCTTTAGCGCCTGGTCGATGGTCGAGCCAAGGTCGATGTCACGCTGCACGAGATCGAGTTCTCGGGCGAGCGTTGGATGGACTGAACGCATCTCCTCACCGGCTCGTTTCACCGCCTCCTGCAGGCTGAGTCCGGCTTCGAGGCAGATGATCGTCAGGTCGATGAAGTCCGGCAGCGACTTCCGCAGGCTGTTGTGGTTGACCCTGATCGCTCGTTCCAGCCACAGGCCCGGAGCACAGTACGCGGCGCCACACGCCAGCAGCGCCGCCGGCATTGCTACGCCGGCGGCGAGCAGGTTGAACACGTACAGCATGGCTACGCTCGTGGCGGCGAACGCAACCATCAAAAAACGCGCGAAGAAGAACCAGTGCGAGTTGGCCGATCGGTAGTACCCCGCGAAGCTCAGCCGCTGCTCGACGCGGGCACGGTCCTCGGCCCCGAATAGCGGCAGCAGCCCCCCCAAGGGAGAGTGGTCTCGCTCGCCGCCCGACCCGCCGGCTTCAAGCGCCCCGGCGGGTCCGCGGTCGCCGTCGCCGCCGACCTCGCGGAGTCGGGTCCGGATCGCACGCTGCCGTGGGTCCCACAGGTGCAGGACCGCGTACACCGCTCCAGAGATTGCGGTGAACACCAGCGCGGCGTAGATCTGTTGTTGACTTATCATGTTTGCATCTAAGGTGACTAGTAGTCGAAGTTCACGATCCTGCGGATCCAGAACACGCCGGCCAACTGGGCGCCGGCGGTCGCGAGCAGCAGCCACGGGCGGGCCATGATCGACGCGGCGTACTCGGGGGCCAGCACCAGGATGGCGGCCATCGCCGCCAGCGGGAGCAGCAGCAGAACGTTGGCCTGCATCCGTCCCTCGCCGGTTAGCGCACGCACGCGGTCTTTCAGCCGGAGCCGCTTTTGAACCATAAGCGCTAGGTTGTCGAGAAGCGTCATGAGGTCGCCGCCCGACTTGGACTGAACGAACACGGCCACCACGAACAGCTTCAGCTCGAGGATGCCCGTGCGGTCGGCGAGCTTGCGGAGAGCGGACTCCTTGCTCATGCCGAGGTTCTGCTGCTCGTAGCAGAGCGCGAACTCCTCGGACAGCGGCGGCTTGAACTCTTCGGAGAGCAGCTTGAGCGCGGCTGGTACGGTTTGTCCGGCGCGAACGGTTCGGCTGATCAGCTGAAACGCCTCGGGCAGCTGCTTGGTCAGGCGTTTGGTTCGGCTGTGCCGCCTGGAGTAGAGCAGTGCGATCGGCGCCGCGCTGCAGCACGCGGCGGCGACGCCCGCCGCCGTGTTGCCGACCCCGGCAGAGAGTGCAACCGCGGCGCCTGCCGCGGCGGCGGCCGCCGTCGCCCAAGCCAGCGTGCCCACCGTCCACCGTAGCCCCGACTGGTCAATCAACCGCTGAAGCGTTGCACGCAGCGAGTCGGCAGTAAGCATCGACGCGCCGCGCTGGCCGCTCTCTTTGAACAGCGAAACCGACGCCGCGTCCGCATCGTCCCGGGCGAGCTCGTGCAGCCGGGCGTTGACGAGGTCGCGGTAGCGGAACGCCCAGTGGTACACCGCCAGCCCGACGGCGCCCGATAGCAACGACACAGCCGCAAAAACGGCGATCAGCACCGCGTTGTCGGTCATGACTGGGCCCCCACCGCGTCGATCCGCTCGACGGGGCACTCGCCCTGCCGGAACAACTCCCTCGGCACGCCGACCCCTGACGCGACAAGCCGGTCGAGGCAGTTGGGCTGGATGCCGCACGCCTCGTGCCGGCCGATCGGGTGGTGGTCGGCGTCGACGCCGGTCTGGTTGAACACAAACAAGTCGTGCATGCTGATCGTCTCGCGCTGCACGCCGGTGATCTCTGAGATCTGCAGGATCTTCCGCTCGCCGCCGCTGAGCCGCGCCAGGTGGACGACGATGTGGATCGCCGACGCGATCTGCCGGTGGACGAACCACATCGGCAGCTCCGGCGCCGCCATCCCCACCAGCAGCTCGAGCCGGCTCATCGCGTCGCGGGCGTCGTTGGCGTGGATGGTCGACATCCCGCCGTCGTGGCCGGTGTTCATGGCTTGCAGCATGTCGAACGCCTCGGGCCCGCGGCACTCACCGACCACGATCCGATCGGGACGCATCCTAAGCGCGTTGCGGACGAGGTCGCGCGAGGTGATCTCGCCGCGCGACTCGAGGTTGGCGGGGCGGGTCTCCATCCGCGCGACGTGGGGCTGCTGCAGCTGAAGCTCGGCCGCGTCCTCGATGGTGGCGATCCGTTCGTCCTCGGGGATGAACCGGGACAGCGCATTGAGCAGGGTGGTCTTGCCGCTGCCGGTGCCCCCAGCGACCAGGATGTTCAGCCTTGCCTTGACGCACGCGGCCAGGAACTCCAGCATCTGCGGCGTCGCCGCTTTCCGCGCGACCAGGTCGCCTGGCGTGAGCGGTTTCTTAGAGAACTTGCGGATCGAGACCAGCGCCCCGTCCAACGCCAGCGGTGGGATCACCGCGTTGAGCCGGCTCCCGTCGGCCAGGCGGGCGTCGACGATCGGGCTCGCTTCGTCGACGCGCCGCCCGACCCGGCTTACGATCCGCTGGACGATATCGAGCAGGTGGTCCTGGTCACGGAACCGGAGGTCGGTGGGCTCGAGCCGCCCCCGGCGCTCGACGTACACGCAGTGGGGTCCGTTGATCAGCACGTCCGACACCGTCGGGTCGTGCATGACCGACTCGAGCGGGCCGAGGCCGAGCGTCTCGTCGACGAGCTCGTCGATCAGCCGCTGACGATCCGACTGGCTCAACAGGTCGGAGTGCTTGCGGCACAGCGCCTCGGCGCCGCGTCGCAGCTCACCCCGCAGCACGTCGGGATCAACCGATTTAAGCACGGAGAAGTCGACACTGCTGATGAGCTGCTCGTGGAGCTCCGACTTCAGCCGCTGGAAGCGTGTGTCGCGGGATTTGTCCTGCGAGCCGGATCGGCCAGTCTGTTCGTTCATTTCTTACTTCCCGGGTTGGTCTTGGCGCCGCGGAACATGCTGGAGGCGAGCGAGAACACCGACCCCTGACTCGCGGCCGCCTTCGCCGGAGGTTTGGCTTCGCGCGTCCGTTCTGCCAGTGTCCCCGCCAGCTCGACGAACGCCTTGGAGACCGCCGACGCCGGCGACTCCTGCACGACCGGCGCGCCGATGTTCACCGACATGCTGACCGCCTGCTGGTCGTCGGGGATGCAGACGATGCCGTCCTCGAGGTCCAGCACGCGGGTCACCTCCTTGAGCGGCAGCTGCACGGCGCCGCTGGTCTCCAACGCGACGACACGCAGCGCGCCGGTGGAAACGCTGAGGTCCCGCAGGCGATCGAGCTGCTTCTTCGCCCGACAGATCGAGATCAAGTCGAGCCTCATCGTCATTACAAGCGAGTCGCTCCGCTCCAGCAGCTGGACGCTCTCGGGCGAGTGTGCGCCGGTCAGGCAGGCGAACACGAGCGAGAAGCTGTCCTGCGCCAATGAGGCGATGGTGCGGCACGCGTGGTGGGCGTCGTCATCCGGCGAGCACATCGACGGAGGCCCCGCCAGCAGCGCGAGCCCTGAATCGTGCCGGGTCATTGCCTGGTGCAGCATTCCCTCGTCAATGCCGTCGGGTTGGTGTACAAGGTCGTTGACCGTGTGCTGCGGGCTCACCCCGAGGTAGGTCGCCAGGTCGCCGCCGCTGAGGTTGAGGTCGAGCAGAGCGCACGACCGGCCGCCTCGTGCGGACGCCGCAGCTAGGTTCACCGCGGTTAGATCGCAATCGCCCTGCGAGTACGCCGGGAACACGCTGACGAGCCGCCCGCGGCCCACTGAGCGCCGCTGCTCATAGAACACCCGGGTCACCAGGTCGCCGATCTCGCGTCGCAGGTCGCTCTCGACATCCAGGAAGTCGTCCGCGCCGGCGCGAATCGCCTGCAGCATCCGGCGCGAGTCGGATGCCGGCGCCACCACGACGATTGAGTTGCTGCTGCTCGAGCGGATTTCTGATACTAAGCCGATCAGGTCGCCGGAAACCTCGTCGGCTGTAACGAACACCACACCTTCGCCCATGTCCCAGGAGAACGAGTCCGCCAGCACGGTCGACAGCCCCAGCACATGCTCGAGAGGGCAGTCAAAGTCCAGATCGCTGAGAGTGTTCAACACCCGCGCGGTCGTTGGCTCGCTGTTGCTGACGATCCAGAGTTGCATAGGAGGTAGACCGGCGTAGACGGCCCGGTGTTGTGGCCGCGGCGCCGAAGGTTTGGTGAGGGGGGTAGTCGCCTGCGTTTTCTGAGCGGTTGAGATGGGGCACCTATCGTCCCATGTCGGAGGGCGTCGCCGTGCAAACCTACGTCTGCGATCGCCGCCCCGTGGCTATTCACCGTGCGTATTAGCCACACG
This portion of the Posidoniimonas corsicana genome encodes:
- a CDS encoding CpaF family protein, producing MNEQTGRSGSQDKSRDTRFQRLKSELHEQLISSVDFSVLKSVDPDVLRGELRRGAEALCRKHSDLLSQSDRQRLIDELVDETLGLGPLESVMHDPTVSDVLINGPHCVYVERRGRLEPTDLRFRDQDHLLDIVQRIVSRVGRRVDEASPIVDARLADGSRLNAVIPPLALDGALVSIRKFSKKPLTPGDLVARKAATPQMLEFLAACVKARLNILVAGGTGSGKTTLLNALSRFIPEDERIATIEDAAELQLQQPHVARMETRPANLESRGEITSRDLVRNALRMRPDRIVVGECRGPEAFDMLQAMNTGHDGGMSTIHANDARDAMSRLELLVGMAAPELPMWFVHRQIASAIHIVVHLARLSGGERKILQISEITGVQRETISMHDLFVFNQTGVDADHHPIGRHEACGIQPNCLDRLVASGVGVPRELFRQGECPVERIDAVGAQS
- a CDS encoding TadE/TadG family type IV pilus assembly protein, which encodes MPRPLRPTHVSQPNAARSAASAVECALTLPVMLLVVFALLDLGVAAVRDNTLSKAGRQVAREAVMSSRFAPAGVPSWGPATYSGVLDDGQIAPLVAGTPLPLLSADEVAVTVEWIDGDNAPGDRVRVTLAYDHAPLLGSLLPWGQTALRSETTMCITH
- a CDS encoding pilus assembly protein TadG-related protein, with translation MLVLLAVLLPALIAVAGLVLDGGVVMDEHHRLQHVADGAATAAAVDLRLGNPSATAIATAEQFVHATSGMPDAQVVVSIPPTSGDFAGLANHVQVDVQRDYQTVILRGAGGLMSKPISARAVAGVADATDGAAIMALDPDPAPIDLGAVDDTLSAVAVTSVVQQAVAQSPAVDYLAGVPIVGGVASALLSDGLEALLPDFLTQTLTQASTDLAPLPLPTITAGLEVEGLGQVRVEGAVLINTTWGGVDQDGRPAGVSAGPPYGSACMPLLPTTQLLASDIRVTGGVDDQDQYQPLDPDDESPLRANMLPTDDPLEALPPPSTSVDATNVSGAVRSPSHAIAVALSASDAAALLGDVLSGLSPLLQPLLSAVLTPVSDLLENQTLQPGVYDSITVVAPVGGVIFEPGVYVIRGRSPLTNLSLLALGPVQADGAMFYITDSASYDATTGMPDAGVDASTAPPASVGTVVPSVVLAPLLAGAAYTGLQDPTSPYDGVLVYQARSDRRPIVIDAQHLLGGGALSGTVYAKWGHTILLTGAGSCGLRMVSGTMRIVTVTDATINPVDLLPAAQDVYLLE
- a CDS encoding TadE family protein, with the protein product MRGKNTAPRRGTAATEFAILIPLLMLIALACCDFGRIADARMVLTNAARTGAELGASRGFTAFTYDAWEALVRDAVLDEMQHFPGFQEPDLDVSVTTTIGPDDVVQVEVGVGHPFRTLISWPTLPNETGLEEQIHFRQFR
- a CDS encoding type II secretion system F family protein; this encodes MISQQQIYAALVFTAISGAVYAVLHLWDPRQRAIRTRLREVGGDGDRGPAGALEAGGSGGERDHSPLGGLLPLFGAEDRARVEQRLSFAGYYRSANSHWFFFARFLMVAFAATSVAMLYVFNLLAAGVAMPAALLACGAAYCAPGLWLERAIRVNHNSLRKSLPDFIDLTIICLEAGLSLQEAVKRAGEEMRSVHPTLARELDLVQRDIDLGSTIDQALKRFAVRTDYEGVGLLSSLVKEAQRFGTNIGDALRSHADMLRNQREQLAEENAQKASVKILLPTLLLIFPAIFVVLVAPALLQIQDAYAAK
- a CDS encoding AAA family ATPase, giving the protein MQLWIVSNSEPTTARVLNTLSDLDFDCPLEHVLGLSTVLADSFSWDMGEGVVFVTADEVSGDLIGLVSEIRSSSSNSIVVVAPASDSRRMLQAIRAGADDFLDVESDLRREIGDLVTRVFYEQRRSVGRGRLVSVFPAYSQGDCDLTAVNLAAASARGGRSCALLDLNLSGGDLATYLGVSPQHTVNDLVHQPDGIDEGMLHQAMTRHDSGLALLAGPPSMCSPDDDAHHACRTIASLAQDSFSLVFACLTGAHSPESVQLLERSDSLVMTMRLDLISICRAKKQLDRLRDLSVSTGALRVVALETSGAVQLPLKEVTRVLDLEDGIVCIPDDQQAVSMSVNIGAPVVQESPASAVSKAFVELAGTLAERTREAKPPAKAAASQGSVFSLASSMFRGAKTNPGSKK
- a CDS encoding type II secretion system F family protein encodes the protein MTDNAVLIAVFAAVSLLSGAVGLAVYHWAFRYRDLVNARLHELARDDADAASVSLFKESGQRGASMLTADSLRATLQRLIDQSGLRWTVGTLAWATAAAAAAGAAVALSAGVGNTAAGVAAACCSAAPIALLYSRRHSRTKRLTKQLPEAFQLISRTVRAGQTVPAALKLLSEEFKPPLSEEFALCYEQQNLGMSKESALRKLADRTGILELKLFVVAVFVQSKSGGDLMTLLDNLALMVQKRLRLKDRVRALTGEGRMQANVLLLLPLAAMAAILVLAPEYAASIMARPWLLLATAGAQLAGVFWIRRIVNFDY